The nucleotide window TCCGCTTCCGCGTGGCCCTTGGCCAGCTCCTTCTGCAGCCGCCACAGGCCGGACATCTCCTCCGCGCGAGTGGGCGCCACGCCCGCGAGCAGGCTGGCCGCCTGGTCCATGGCGGCCTCCGACGCGACGTAGTCCTGCTTGCCGAAGGCCGTCACCGCCTCCACGCGCTTCTCCACCGCCTGGCGCAGCACGCCGCGCGCGGGCACGCCCAGCCCATCCGCGGCGGCGTCCAGCAGGTCGCCCAGGCCCTTGAGGCGCGCGGTGAGCTCCACGCTCTTCGCGGACGCCACCTCCGGGTCCTTCACCTGGCCCTCACCGGCGGCCGTCAGCACGGCGCTGGTCTCCTTGGCCACGTGGCCGGCGCGCTCCACCTCGCCAATGCGCAGGAAGCGCAGCGCGTCCTCGCCGCCCATGCGCGCGGTGTCCAGGCGCTGCTCCAGGGCGAGCGTCTCCTCCTCGTTGAGGAGGAACTTGAACATGGAGGGCAGCACCAGGAAGTAGCAGAACATCGAGCCCACGATGAACGCGACGGAGCCCAGCACCACGAAGGGCGACGCGTACTTGCGCTCCTCCGGGTAGAGGCCCGGCGCCACGAAGCCCCAGATCTGCCAGAGGATGACGGGCGTGGTGAGGAAGATGCCGCAGTACACGCCCACCTTCATCAGCACGTTGATTTCTTCGATGCCGGATGTGTAGACGAGCGAGCGCCCTTCCGGGGGCAGCGCGTCCAGCACCGGCCGCATCAACACGCCGAAGATGGGCTTGGCGAAGATGAGCGACACGGCGCCCAGCACGAGCACCGCGAGCGAACACTTCACGAGCCGCGAGCGCAGCTCCGTGAGGTGCTCCGCCAGGCTCATCCGGAAATCCGACAGGTCAACCCCTTGGCGATTCAGGGCTCAGCTCCGTTTCGGCGCGTTGCGCGCCACCGTGCCCGGGATGGGGG belongs to Corallococcus exiguus and includes:
- the tatC gene encoding twin-arginine translocase subunit TatC translates to MSLAEHLTELRSRLVKCSLAVLVLGAVSLIFAKPIFGVLMRPVLDALPPEGRSLVYTSGIEEINVLMKVGVYCGIFLTTPVILWQIWGFVAPGLYPEERKYASPFVVLGSVAFIVGSMFCYFLVLPSMFKFLLNEEETLALEQRLDTARMGGEDALRFLRIGEVERAGHVAKETSAVLTAAGEGQVKDPEVASAKSVELTARLKGLGDLLDAAADGLGVPARGVLRQAVEKRVEAVTAFGKQDYVASEAAMDQAASLLAGVAPTRAEEMSGLWRLQKELAKGHAEAEAARWTRPMLTMNEQLSLVLLLILAFGVIFELPLVMALLGIVGVVQSSFLIRYQRHAFVVCLIAAAVLTPTGDVVNLSLMAGPMLLCYELGVLAVWLIEKRRAKAEASTDITPAA